Proteins encoded together in one Triticum dicoccoides isolate Atlit2015 ecotype Zavitan chromosome 7B, WEW_v2.0, whole genome shotgun sequence window:
- the LOC119341694 gene encoding acyl transferase 15-like: protein MSVVVSKSSPVVVYPAEPQAPAGDVQLSSFDQRIPPFACTLLLMFDHPIDNPIETIKRALSRALLHYRPVCGRLAGADHRIVCTDEGVPFVGASAGCALDLEKVTPALLADLAVAYAGPFCRRADPLLQMQVTEFSCGGFVVGVTSNHVLADGIGIGQFLQAVGELARGMPRPSVIPVRSAAAIRDLPPPTATAEERRSLMKPKEKEGQGTFLYIIVPSSLIGRVKAKCACTLFEAVTAVLWRCRTRAAIQDPEAPAPLVFPNNARELFGAHDGYYGNCTIMKSVRATRAQVADGDIRDVVRLIRRGKETLLEAEAEGGGAETGEDLYNRLAVSSWRRIGFDAADFGGGTPARVMWHEDRMVVPECIVCPPWKGKDGVNVQSLCVRPEHAASFLAELAAM, encoded by the coding sequence ATGAGCGTTGTGGTGAGCAAGTCCTCGCCGGTGGTCGTGTACCCCGCCGAACCTCAGGCGCCGGCCGGCGACGTCCAACTCTCCTCTTTCGACCAGCGCATCCCGCCTTTCGCGTGCACACTGCTCCTCATGTTCGACCATCCGATCGACAATCCCATCGAGACCATCAAGCGGGCGCTGTCGCGAGCGCTCCTCCACTACCGCCCTGTGTgcggccgcctcgccggagccgatcACCGCATCGTGTGCACCGACGAGGGCGTGCCGTTCGTGGGGGCGTCCGCCGGCTGCGCCCTGGATCTGGAAAAGGTCACTCCGGCGCTGCTCGCGGATCTCGCCGTCGCCTACGCTGGTCCTTTTTGCCGGCGCGCCGACCCGCTGCTGCAGATGCAGGTCACGGAGTTCTCCTGCGGCGGCTTCGTCGTCGGGGTCACGTCGAACCATGTCCTGGCCGACGGCATCGGGATTGGGCAGTTCCTGCAGGCCGTCGGCGAGCTCGCCCGCGGGATGCCGCGGCCGTCCGTCATCCCGGTCAGGTCGGCCGCCGCGATCCGGGATCTCCCTCCGCCCACGGCCACGGCGGAGGAGAGGCGCTCCTTGATGAAGCCCAAGGAGAAGGAGGGCCAGGGCACCTTTCTCTACATTATCGTCCCGTCGAGCCTCATCGGCCGCGTCAAGGCCAAGTGCGCCTGCACGCTGTTCGAAGCCGTCACGGCGGTGCTGTGGCGGTGCCGGACACGCGCGGCCATCCAAGACCCGGAGGCCCCCGCGCCGCTCGTCTTCCCAAACAACGCGCGCGAGCTCTTCGGCGCGCACGACGGCTACTACGGCAACTGCACCATCATGAAGTCGGTGCGAGCGACGCGCGCCCAGGTGGCCGACGGCGACATCAGGGACGTGGTGCGGCTCATCAGGCGCGGCAAGGAGACTCTGCTGGAGGCCGAGGccgagggcggcggcgcggagacCGGGGAAGACCTGTACAACAGGCTGGCCGTGTCGAGCTGGCGGCGCATCGGGTTCGACGCGGCCGACTTCGGCGGCGGCACGCCGGCGCGGGTGATGTGGCACGAGGACCGGATGGTGGTGCCGGAGTGCATCGTGTGCCCGCCGTGGAAGGGCAAGGACGGGGTCAACGTGCAGTCACTCTGCGTCAGGCCAGAGCACGCCGCCTCCTTCCTGGCCGAGCTCGCCGCAATGTGA
- the LOC119341004 gene encoding uncharacterized protein LOC119341004: MPSSSSSSLEPDHHPALRRQGDTEGAVSFLRTQHDVDAVCDKYGVPRDRYTARPAGDLRASSPPPPGCVCVYAEALEAGMRVPLHGFFCDVLAHFGIAPTQLAPNGWRILAGFLVLCHSADVPPSLPVFRYFFLLSIVNHKHRGCYFFRSRDNSGLRFKGMPSCIKDWKNSFFFLSSPEPWPFPVEWGEPSKSSFMVPVLDSERKKHAAKLLRSYASAAVDIDTCLSDSNLAAAMAPAASARRPPPPASFTRIASDSKGMDPSVYEIMKHVLAEKAAAQASASAKKAKAEPGSHAPGSPPLCAKKRNLEEASSEEGPPRSLLNTPLSGMRSPPPGFPISHDGDGTGWEAARELLQGAVAPPQQRAFAATEPSDVIAASYVAILQAANYVSSSLGYALELEEKLAAQDVEVAALEKQLEETKAELAAARAEWDSA; this comes from the exons atgccttcctcctcctcgtcttccctcGAGCCGGACCACCACCCTGCCCTCCGCAGACAAGGCGACACCGAGGGCGCCGTCTCGTTCCTGCGAACGCAGCACGACGTGGACGCGGTGTGCGACAAGTACGGCGTCCCCAGGGACCGGTACACCGCGCGCCCCGCCGGCGACCTGCGCGCGAGCTCGCCCCCGCCGCCGGGGTGCGTCTGCGTGTACGCGGAGGCCCTGGAGGCCGGCATGCGCGTCCCGCTGCACGGCTTCTTCTGCGACGTGCTCGCCCATTTCGGCATCGCGCCCACCCAGCTCGCGCCCAACGGGTGGCGCATCTTGGCGGGCTTCCTCGTGCTCTGCCACTCCGCCGACGTGCCGCCGTCGCTGCCCGTGTTCCGGTACTTCTTCCTGCTGTCCATCGTCAACCACAAGCACAGAGGCTGCTACTTTTTCCGATCCAGGGACAACTCCGGCCTGCGCTTCAAGGGGATGCCGAGCTGCATCAAGGACTGGaagaactcgttcttcttcctgtCGTCGCCGGAGCCGTGGCCTTTCCCCGTGGAGTGGGGCGAGCCGTCCAAGAGCTCTTTCATGGTGCCGGTACTTGACAGCGAGAGGAAGAAACACGCGGCGAAGCTACTGCGCAGTTACGCCAGCGCCGCCGTTGACATCGATACATGTCTCTCCGACAGCAACctcgcagccgccatggcaccTGCTGCATCtgcgcggcggccgccgccgccggcttctTTTACTCGCATTGCTTCCGATTCCAAAG GCATGGATCCCTCTGTCTACGAGATAATGAAGCATGTGCTGGCGGAGAAGGCGGCCGCTCAGGCGTCGGCGTCGGCGAAGAAGGCGAAAGCCGAGCCGGGCAGCCACGCGCCAGGGTCGCCGCCGTTGTGCGCAAAGAAGAGGAATCTGGAGGAAGCCAGCAGCGAGGAGGGCCCGCCTCGTTCTCTGCTGAACACGCCGCTGTCCGGGATGCGCTCGCCACCGCCGGGGTTTCCCATCAGCCACGACGGAGACGGCACGGGCTGGGAGGCTGCACGGGAGCTGCTGCAGGGCGCCGTCGCGCCACCGCAGCAGCGCGCGTTTGCGGCGACCGAGCCGTCAGATGTCATCGCAGCGAGCTATGTTGCGATTCTCCAG GCGGCGAACTACGTGTCGTCGTCCTTGGGCTACGCGCTGGAGctggaagagaagctggcggcgcaGGACGTGGAGGTCGCGGCGCTAGAGAAGCAGCTGGAGGAGACGAAGGCCGAGCTCGCCGCGGCGAGGGCGGAGTGGGACAGTGCGTGA